The nucleotide sequence CGTTGAATCCATCTGGTAAATATAAATCTGTTTTAAAGGAATTGCTACTGGTGCTGTCAGCGGTTGTTTGATAATTATTTATCGGGGCTGCTTCATTGAAATCCAACTCTTTTTCAATATATTTCCGATCCATATTGCCCTTTGCAGTAAGGTTATCAACCGCATTCAAACTATTCTTTGTGTAGTCCTTCAGGACATTGCCTGCATTCACCACTGGAATGTTTTTGGTACTACTACTAGGAACGTCTAAAACATCAGCTTGGGCAACTTCCACTGCCCCACCAACTGCAACAAATGTTGCCAGCATCAATAAAGTTGTCTTTAATTTAGTCATTTATGTCACCTCGACTGGTCTGTAATTGAACTGGAACGTTTATCGAATCACCAAACTTAGCACTTGCTAACCTATCAGCGTCGGCATCAGAAATTTGCTCTCCGTTACCAATTTGGTACCCAGTGCCATCCAGAATTGCAATTGCTTGGTGAATAATGGCTAACCGATCTGCGGGTAGCAATTGCAGCTTACCGTTATTGATTGCTCCCAAGGTACTTCCCTTTTTAGCGGGATTATCGGAATCTGTATTTACATAATCAAAGCTCCGGACTACATTTTTGTTATCACCACTTACAAGGTTAATTCGCACAGCGTTATCCGCAATCTTGTTAGTTTTAGAGCTGGCTGAGACATACACCTGGCCACCAAAATTACCATTAGCAATCTGCTGGTACTGACTATCAGTTAACTTAATCTGGTACGTTGACGCTTTAAACTTATCGTCTAATTGCGATTGAATCTGTTTTCTTTCATCTGCACCTAAACTGCCAACCTTCGTTCCCCTTTGTGCTTCCTTTCTTGCAAAATCAACGTACCCAATCACAGAATCATTTGGATCCATAACGTTGATTCTAATTGCATCATCACCAATCTTAATCGTTGGCAAGGCAGTTAATGCAGCCTTACCACCAAAGGTTGCCTGAGCCAAAAAGCCACCCTTACTTGAAGTAATCGCATCCAAAGTGTAGCCTGTGCCAGATAATGATGCCCTGACTGCGTCCTGAATTTTCTTTTGATCCGTAGCCTTCAAAAGCCAGACGGGCGTTCCATCATTTAGATAACTGATTCCCAAAGTTTGGCCGCTCTGAGCCCCAGGCTTCTGGTAGTCGAAATACTTAATCAGATGACCAGCACTGTTTAAAATATCAATTCTAACAGTGTCATCACTAACCTTGGGCTCCGCTTCAACAAGTCCTTTCAGTTCAATCCAACCGTTAGCCCTTGTGTCTTTTGCATCAGTATTCTTAACGTGCACCCAAGTATCTCCTTCACGGGTTCGTTCCCCGATTTTATCAATTCTAAATGTTGAGTCTTGATACGAAATTAATGAGTTCACTGTTCTACCAGCACCCAAAACCGTATTCATTGGTTGTATATATGTAGAATTTTTGCCATCATTTACCAGTCCAAAGGTTGCCAACTTAAACGTTTTGGTGATCAAACTCTCTGGAACTGAGCTTTCCTTAAAAGTGATAAATTGCTTAACTCCACCGCTCAATCTTTTAGGTTGCTTGCCTCCATAAATCCAACCCTGATATCGATTATCGAAGGACCGTACCCAGTAGAATCTTTTCCCATTTGCTTCTTTAGCAACTTTTAGAGCAACAAAGTTATCCTTTGAATTGGTACTTTTTGCCAATCTTTTCAATTGGGATTTGGTCAAGATTATCTGCCTAGAACCACTTGTTTGGGGATCTCGATAAAGAGCAAACTTCCCAGTAAACGTAACGTTAGGCCTAGAATTTCCAGTTAATGAACTTACCTTTACACTTTGAGGATTATGGCTGGCAGTAGCTGTCGTCGATCCGGGTAAACACCCCAGTGCAATGCCTGTGAACACCGCAATTATTCCTAAACCAGTTGTGTGATGTAATTTCAATCAGCTCATCTCCGTTTCACATAATTGTTTACAAACTGATTGTAACCTCGATTAGCAGCTGAAAATGTTGATTTACCAAAGGTTTACACACCCTTTACATACTTTTACAAAGGTACGGCTTTACTTGCCCGCACAAACGTTTGCTGTTATCGTTATTAGGTAAGTTATTAAAGGGGAATGACCATGCCAAAAAGACGAAGATACTACCACAAGCGCACAACCCAAAGCACAATTGCTGCCCTCGCATTGCTTCTTGTTATTTGGGTAGTCAACGGAATTTCTAAGGGAAATTTATTTGAAAACAATTCTCAAAATAATATCACCAATTCACGCACTGTTGCTAAATCGGATGAGCTATCAAATCTTGATTTTAAGTCTGGCGAATCCAGCGTAGTTTACATAAATAATAACAAGGCGACACTAAACCCGGCAGATTGGAAAAGTAACCACGTCGAGTACCAAAACCTCGACCAGTACAACCGCACAAGCGGAGCTAATGTTGCCTACTTAGAAAACCACAACTTAGCTTCCGATAATAGTCGTGAGCGTCAATACGTCCGTCCAACTGCGTGGCATCAGAAATTTGTCGATGGAGAACCAATCATCAACCGTGGCCATCTGATTGCCTACTCACTTTCGGGTGGAATTAATTCTGATGGTCGATACGTGGGGTCTGACGTGGGTGACCAAAATAACCCTAAGAACTTGTTTACCCAAACATCATTCTCAAATCAAAAAGTTCAAACAATTTATGAGCAAAAAGTTCGCCAAGCTCTTTATGACTACAAAAAGGTGATTTTTTATGCTAAGCCAATTTTCAAAGGTTCGGAATTGATGGCCCGCGGAATTCACCTGCAAGCAATCAGCACTGATAAAAGTTTAAACTTTAATGTTTATCTGTTTAACGTGCAACCGGGGGTTAAGTTTGATTATCAAAATGGCCGATCAACAATTGATCGAAACTTTGACGTTAAGGAGCCCTAACAATTTCATTTAATCCATTAAAAAACAAAAAGCAGCTGCGATTAATTATCGCAGCTGTTTTTATAACTTACCCACTGGTTTACTTTTTAACCAACCTTAAATTAGTGTCAATAATCTTTCTGTTGGTTTCATTTAGTTCTTCATAACTCATAAAATTTGGGTGCTTAAACCAATATACATATGAATTGATAATGCCAAACGAAATATATTCTAACGCCAATTTCTTTGGACTATCATCATCACTGATTTCCAGGACTTCTTGAAATGTACTAAAAAGCATCTTATGCAAATCATCAATCAAGGCATGATGACGATTATTCAAGCATAACTGCCTGAACCCTTGGTAATTTGACATCAGGATTTTGTCAAAAATCGTAATGATATCGCTCGACACAGATGCTTCATTATTGAGAGCTCGATATACCTTTAGTGCCATCTCATCTCGGAAGTCCTCAAAAATTTCAAAAATATTGGAATAGTGCATATAAAATGTCCGGCGACTCACATGTGCCTTAGCGCATAGTTTTGTAATCGTGATTTCTTCAATCGGCTCATCTTCTAACAAACCGAACAATGCACTGGTTAAAGCTTGCCTAGTTTTTTCAATTCGCTTGTCCATAATAATTCCCCTAAAGATATTGCACACTTTACTGTATTTTGGCGCTAAAGCTATTCTACAAAGCAATAAAATAAATAACAAGTAAAGGCACAATATCTTTTGGAAGAGAAGAATAATTATGTGGAACTTTTTAAACAGTATTTTTGCAACATATCATGGGACGTCATATTCCTTAAACGAATTTGTTCATTCGTTCAGTCCCAGTAATCCTCATTTTGCGTTAACTTTAGGAATTGCTGGTTTAACTTTTGCAATTGGATTTATTGAATACATTTACAGCTTTTTATTAGTAAATCGTGAAGCTAAATCACCATACAATATTTTGATGCACTCTTATTATTTTGCTATTGATTCTATGGGGATTTTCGTATTTGCCACCGCATCACACGCAGTTGGTGGGTTTTGGGTATTTAATGCCGCTTCCATTGCAGAAGTTGTGTGGACCTTATTTGAGGTTTATAACCTAGTTAAATGTGTTTACCTAGAGCGTGAAGATATTTGGGGTAATATTTCAGTTGCTGACGCCTGGATGAGAGTCTGTGGATGGGTATTAGTAATGGTTCCAACAGTTAACTTATTCAGGGTATTCATGAATGATCCCGCAATGTTAAAATGGTACATTTTCACTAACGTTTTAATGGGAATCATGCCTGGTCTGTACTGGGAAAAACGGGGAACCCGCGAAGGTGCTTCTTTTGGCTTAGCAATCGTAATCCTAATTGGGACAGTCAACTCGTTCTTGCCAAATAACATGTGGTCATTAACTAGTTCATACTTCTCATTTTCAAACAATCCATGGTTCTATGTGACTGGAATCGTAGCAATTTGCTTTTCTATCCGAACTTTATTCGTATATAAAAAATTACCAGCCAAGCCAAAAGTTTTGGCAAATGGTAAGCATTCAGTCTGGTAATTAAAAGACATGCAACTAACTTTTTTTCCAGAGCCTGCTATGTTTAAATCAATAAAGCGCAATGATGATTAAATCATCATTGCGCTTTTCTGTTTGATAACTATTGTTCCAAGCTTTTAAGCTCTTTGGCCACCATCAACTGTAAATTCTGCACCATTTGCAAACTTGGATTCATCACTGCCCAAGTACACGCAAATTTCACCAATATCCTTTGGCTCACCCATGTGACCAACTGGAATTCCGGCAACAATCGCATCCTTGTATGCATCTGGCACAATATTAGTATCAATCCAACCTGGATGAACTGAGTTGACCCGAATATCAACCTTTTGTTGTGCGAGTTGAAGTGCAGTTGCGTGGGTCAACATTCTTGTTCCTCCCTTTGTTGCGGAGTAAGCGGGGTTGAGTGGTAATCCAACCAAACCAGCTACTGATGAAACATTGATGATTGAACCCTTACCACCATTATGTTCCTTCATGGCTAAGATTCCGAACTTCTCACCTAAGAAGTTCCCCGTTAAGTTAATCCCAACAATTTGGTTCCAATCTTCCAAAGTAGCAGTTTCGATTGGAATGTTCTTGCCACCAATTCCGGCATTGTTGACCAAGATATCTAATTTACCAAACTTCTTGATAGTTTGATCAATCGTGTTCTTCCATGAATCTTCATCGGCAACATCCTGTTGCACAAACAGTGCTTTGTCATCACCAAATTTTTCAACGGCTTTCTTTCCACCGTCAACGTTATGGTTTGCGGTAATAACAACCTTAGCACCTTCACGAACAAAACATTCTGCAATCCCCAGCCCGATTCCGGCAACACCACCTGTGATAATTGCTACCTTATCCTTTAATCTATCCATGTCTGATTTCCCCTTTCACTTTTTGAAACGCTTTCATGATAATTTTATCTAGCAGGTTTCCAAATAGCAATTAATTACTATTAATTTCACAACCAAAATTTGTTAATCGCATTGACCATTTTGATGATAAAATTAAATCACAAAAATTCTTCACAAGGAGCTAACTGACATGCCAGGAATTACAACCGAAATGCGCAAAGTTGCGGATAATCTTTGGACTAAAAGTTTTAATCACCCCTTCATTAAGAAGTTGGCTGACGGTAGTCTGCCAATGGACACCTTCCGTTACTATTTGAAACAGGATAATTATTATTTAAAAAACTTTGGAGAACTCCATTATAAAATTGCCAATCAAGTTGATGATGAACAAACTAAGCGGTTCCTAATTGATGGTGCTCAGGGGCTAAATGAAGGTGAAAATGAAATTCGCCGAGAATTTTTTAGTAAACTTGAGATCACCGCAAATGAAATGAAGGATACACCAATTGCACCTAATGCTTACAGCTACGTATCCCATATGTATCACGAGCTTAACGAAGGGACGGCTGCGAGAGCTTGCACCGCACTACTCCCTTGCTATTGGCTGTACAACGAAATTGGAAAACAACTAATCGCTAATGGCTCACCAGTAGATTTATACCAACAGTTTATAGAAACCTACGACAGTCCCGAATTTACAGACTCAACTAATAAGATGATTGAGATCGTTGATAATTTTGGCGCTAATGCCGATGTTAATGAACAACAAGAAATGATTACTGCATTTGTCAGGAGTAGTTATTACGAGCTTAACTTTTGGGAGATGGCATACTCAAATGAAAGTTGGAGAGCATAGTTAGTTGAATTAAAAATCAAAAACGAGTCTTGATGTTTTTAAGCATCAAGACTCGTTTTTTGTTTAACTAAAACTCTTCCACCGTTTCCACAGTATAATTTGCACTACCCGACAGCAATTGAGACACAGGACATCGACCTTCTGCTTCCTTCACCATGTCTTCAGCTGTTGCTAAATCAACCTTAGGAACCCTAATTCGAGCATTAACTAAAAACTGGTACTTTGCTCGTTCACCAATGAAGGCAATTTGGACATGGACTTGCGCAGAATGCTCAATTCCCCGCTCCTTTTCAATCGCTTCAAGTGTCGACTTCAAACATGTTGCTAACGACATCCCCAGCAACTGTTCTGGATTCGATCCTGGGTGCTGGTTAAGCGGACTACTGGTCTTAACCACAATGCCATCCGGTACATAAGCATATCCTTCAAGCCCCGTATCATTTCTTGCTTCCGTCTTGTAAAGTGCGTTGTTCCAGCGTTCATCCTTCATGTTAGCGCCTCCATCATTTTCGTTGATTCAATTATATGCCGCTACCAAATTAAATCAATCATTTTCAGGGCGCACTATTTTTCTACGAGTGTTGCGACCAATTAATCCTAACCACCTGTTACCATCAATGTTTAAATTAAAGTAATCAAAAATTAGATTAATCTTTTTATCGTATCTAAAGTATAGGTTGCTGATATTTATCGTTCACATTTGACCACCTTAACCCAGGTTAACGAACAAGGTGCTATCTAATGGCACACAAATAGGACTTAATACTTGTATCCTTCAATTTACAAAGTGAGACCTCACAATTCTGAATAAATGCAAACTTTCTTCAAATTTTAACTGGTAAGGGGTGGTAATAATTAGCTAGTTAGTTATAATGGATATGGATGATGAAAGCGCAACCATTTATTGATATATCTACTTTTGGCACTTTCACTGGCTGCGTGGTTCTGCCAATATTTTATGAGAGGGAGCATAATTATGGACAGAAATATGGTAATTTCATTAATTGGTTTATTCACACTGATTTTTGGTACGATTTTAGCAGGAATTGTTGCTAATTGGGGAATCGGAGAAATGTTACCAGAACTGGCATCGTTTGGGGTCGCTGCTTTAATTGCGGTCGGAATTGCTAAGGCATCACATTTGAGATATAAGCACTAATTGATTTCAGTTAATTTTGGATCAAGTAGCCAACGGTCAGAATTTATTAGATTCTGACCGTTTTTTATGTGTGGAGATTACCGTGGAGCTCAGCACTCTTTTCTTAGAACGGCTTCCCTCCACAATCTCCTCTTCCAATTTCAAAATTCTGTCCGTGCACTCCGTTTGCTCGCAATCCTTGGCTGGCTAATCCTCGGGAATTCCCGTGAGGCTCAGCACTCTTATAAAAAAAAGTATATACTATTACTAACATTCATTAGGGGGTCTTTTCTTGTTCACACATCAAGTTAACCAATCCATCTCACTTAAACTACCAGCGGTTTCTGACGCTGCCGCTCTCTATGAGCTTGTTGACGAAGACCGCCGAGATTTTAGCCAATGGCTACCATGGGCCGAACAAATGATGTCTGTTCAAGATGAAGCCTCATTTCTCGATTACGGGATTAAAAAGATGGCCGAAGGTAACTTCTGGTTTGCCATTATTCTTGTAGATAACGAAGTTGCTGGAATGATCGATATTCATGCAATTGACCAAGAACACCACCGCGGCGAAATTGGTTACTGGCTCAGCGAGCGTTACCAAGGACAGGGAGCAGTCACTGCATCCCTTGAAGCCGTTGAAGACATTGCCTTCAATGAGCTAGCAATCCATCGTCTAGAGCTGTTTGCAGTTACCACTAACACCAAAAGTCGGGCGGTTGCCGAACGTCGATTTTTCCATCAGGATGCTGTTTTAAAGGATTATCTGATGAATAATGGTAAATATGAGGACGCAGTACTATATTCTAAAATCGCTGATAATTAAAACAAGGCCTAGATTTCAAAGAAATCTGGGCCTTGTTTTACATTGTTCCAACACTTGTTTTCTCAATCACCTGTTTTATGATATCCACCCCTGCCAGTAACTTTGCTTCCGGCATAATCAATGGTGGTAGTAGTCTCAGAGTGTTATGCTCTGCGCTCAACGTTAACATTCCTACCTTGTGCAGCTCTTTAATCACATCAATAACTGGTACCTCATCACTTAGATGAATACCAATCATCAACCCCTGGCCAGTAACTTCTATAACTGCAGGTAGTGAGCAAACTTCATTTTTTAACTTGGTCCACAAAGTTTCTGCTTTTTCTTGAACCACCTTTAAAAACTCTGGTGTTAGTTGAGTCAACACTGCCTTAGCAGACGCCATAGCCACCTTGTTACCACCAAACGTAGTTCCATGCGTTCCAGGTCCAAACGCCCCAACTAATTTCTCTTTGCCAATCATTGCTCCAACGGGAAGCCCATTTCCCAATGCTTTTGCACTAGTAATGATATCGGGATCGAGCCCATATTGTTCATATGCAAATTTTGTACCTGTTCGGCCAATTCCCGTCTGAACTTCATCCACAATCAACAAAACGCCGTGTTGGTGACAAGCTAATTCAACCGCCTTAATCCAGTCAGCATTGGCGGGAACAACTCCACCTTCACCTTGGACAACTTCTAAGATGACGGCTGCTAAATCATTAGTGACGGCTTCGACACTTTCTGGATCGTTATAAGTCGCAAAACTAACCCCAGGAACTAAAGGCGCAAATCCTTCTGAAATGTGGGGATTTCCCGTCAAAGACATTGAACCATATGAACGACCGTGAAACCCATTCTTAAATGCCAATACTTTGGTTTTGCCAGTGGCTTTTCGGGCAAGTTTAAAAGCCGCCTCATTTGCTTCGGTCCCAGAATTACAGAAGAATGCCACCATTCCCACAGGGCATAACAAGCTAGCAACATCTTCTTGGATCTGACTGGGATACAGATTTGAAGTATGCCATACCTTCCCAATCTGTTCAGTAACCGATTTTGTGATTAGCTCATTACTATACCCAAAACTGCAGACCCCAATTCCACTGGTAAAATCCAAATACTCAGTGCCGATACTATCAACCAAATGATAATCATGGCCGTCCACAATTTCCATTGGGAACTGGGCGTATGTATTAAATAAATGTGTCATTAAATTACCTCCTCATTAGCTAAACTAATTTCCGTACCTGGAGCGGTCAAACTTCCAGTGATTGCCACCGAATTAACCCCGGATTTTAATGCGGTTACAGCAGCATTGATTTTCGGAATCATTCCTGAAGTGATCTCACCATCTTGAAACAGTTCTTTAGCTTTCAACTCTGATAGTTTTTCAATCAACTGATGCTCGTGCAAAACCCCAGGAACGTCAGTTAAAAATAATAATTTATCCGCCTGAATTTGTTTTGCCAGTCCTGCAGCAAAACTATCCGCATTAACATTAAGTAACTGTCCAAACTGATTTTTAACCAATGGGGCGAGAACGCCGATACCCAACTCAGAATGCACTGGATCTAGATCACAACTAACCAACTTACCAACCAGACCGTATTGACTGGTGTCAATCTCTGTTCCGTTCAAATCAACATTGCTATTTAAGTTAAGCGAATTGGCAAATATTTGGTGCTGCTTAAGCTTATCAATCAGTTGGGGCTGAACTACTCCCAACAATACTGCTTGGACAACAGCAATTTCTTGTTCACTAGTCACCCTGATTCCGTCAATTTTAGGAGCCAAAACTCCTAGTTTCTGACTAATCTTCCCAATCTGTGGACCCCCACCATGGACGATAATCACCTTAATTCCAGCGGTCTGCCATAATCTTAACTGGCTGAAAAAGCTATCGTTCAAATCCTCTACTGCCTGTCCGCCAATCTTCACTACATAAGTTTTCATATAATCACCTATTCATATGCTGCATTGATCTGTACGTATTTGTACGTCAAATCGCATCCCCAAGCTGTTCCCACACTATTACCGGCATGTAAATCAACGTCAATCACAACTTCATGCTCGCTCAATGAATCGCGGGCTGGTTGTAAATCAAATGTTGCTGGTTCGCTATTCTTCACGAGTTGAATACCATTCAACCACACATTAACGTGATCAACATCGAGCGAAGCATCTGTCTTCCCGATAGCGTCCATAATTCTGCCCCAATTTGCATCTTCACCAAAGAGCATGGCTTTTACCAAACTAGAACCAACAATTTCTTTAGCAACCTGTTTGGCTTCTAATTCTGTGGCAGCCGACTTAACATTAACCTCTACTAACTTAGATGCACCTTCACCATCTTCAGCAATTTGTTTTGCTAGGTAAGCCAGCACCTGGTGGATTGCCAAAGCGAATTTTTCTTTTTCGCTAGATGAATCATCAATTTCCACATTGCCTGCCATTCCATTAGCCATCAATACAACCATGTCGTTCGTAGAGGTATCTCCATCAACCGTAATTTGGTTAAATGTATTATTGGTTTCATCAATTAAAAGTTGCTGTAAATAATCTCCATCTACGCTTGCATCAGTTGTCACAAAGCCAAGCATCGTTGCCATATTAGGATGAATCATCCCTGAGCCCTTACAAAATCCGGAAATCGTAACCTGCTTGCCAGAAAGATCTAATTGCACCGCAATGGTTTTGGGATGAGTGTCAGTCGTTAACACTGCTTCCGTGACCGCAATTGAATCTGACAATTGCAAAGCATCAATCCCCTGTTCAATTTTTGCCATCGGAAGTTGTTTGCCAATAATGCCTGTGGAAGCGACCCCAACTAAATCAGGAGCTATGTTTAACTTATCGGCAATCATATTCTGTTCTTTCAACGCATTCTGCTTGCCTAACTTACCCGTACACGAATTTGCATTACCACTGTTCAAAATAACCGCTTGAAGCTGCTGATCCGCACTAATCGTTGCCTTAGTTAGTTTAGTGGGTGCTGCTTGGAACTGGTTTGTTGTGTATACTCCTGCCGCTGATGCTGGAACTTCAGAAACTAACCAGCCTAAATCTAACTTATTCTGTTTAATCCCTGACTTGGTTGCACCAGCACTATATCCAAGGGGCCATTTAAAATCAATTTCAGTTGCTTGTTGTTCTATCTCTTGCATATTCCTGTCTCCCTTACACTGTCACTTGGGCCAACTTTAGCCCCTCGTCTTCAGCAAAGCCAAACATCTGGTTAAAATTCTGGACTGCTTGGCCACTTGCACCCTTTATCAAATTGTCAATTACACTGACAATCATCAACGTCTGATTAGTTTCGTTATAGGCAATTCCAACATCACAGAAGTTAGTTCCAACCACTTCCTTGATATCCGGGAGTTCAGTCCCTGTAAATCTAGTAAATGGAGCATCCGCTAATTCTGCTTCAAACAATTCATCAATCTCTGAAATTCCAACATCAGGTTTAACCTTAACATACATAGTTGCCATAATTCCTCGAGAAATCGGTAACAACGAGGTAGTGAACTGAATTGGCTTTGCCTCATGATTCCACTCGACGAGTTGCTGCATAATTTCTGGAATGTGCTGATGTTGATTAGGTTTATATACTGAGAGATTTTCATTAACGTTAGTAAAATGACTACTCTCAGTTAACCTTTTACAAGCTCCTGAGGTTCCAGATTTAGCATCCACAATCACACTGTCTAAGGAAAACATGTCAGAATTAAATACAGGTTTTAATCCTGTTAGCGTGGCCGTAGCGTAGCACCCAGGATTGGCAACGTAGTTAGTAGTTGAAGCTAAATGATTGAAGTCAGCAATTCCATATTCTGCTTCGTCCAATCCGCTAACTGCTGCCGGCTTGTGATACCAGTCTTCATAAGTTTGGGGATCAGTTAACCGATAATCTCCTGACAAATCAATGACTGGAAAACCTTCGTGAATAAACGGTTGGGCCAGTTTTGAGGTGACCCCGGCTGGGGTGGCAAAGAAAGCTGCGTCATTTTTATTCATAATTTCTGAATAGTCATATGGATAAACTCGGTCTCGGTTACCAATCATTCCCTTATATGTATCCGCAACAGTGGTAACCTCATCAACGTTGTGATCGTAGATATTTACTTGATTTACTCGGGAATGGCCACCCAACAATTGATATAATACTTTACCTGCGTACCCACTCAATCCAATTAACGCGACTTTCATATGCACACCCCTTTTTATTCATTTGATGATTATTTTATAAATTGTTTTGTATATTACACTACTGGTTTTATAAAATCAAGGAGTTTTAGAAAAATATTCTTTTATTTTTATTATTATAAATATTTATGCAATGTAAAGGTATAAAAGTAGGCTGAGCAGTTTAATAATTCAAACTTTACCCAGCCTATAATCTAAAATTATTTAATTAGCGTCCAAAGACTAACGTCAACAACAAAGCCACAGCAGAAATTAAAATCGTCTTAGCACCTAAAATTGGTAATAACAATCCGCTTAAAAAGGCACCAAATGCAAACGCCGTAATCACTAAAATAATTCTACCTGCACGATTTCCGGCGTCCTTGTCACCAGTTGTTAGAAAGTCAAAAATTGATTCAGAGAAGGTTCTCAAGTGTCCCGTCATCATTAATGAAGTGAAAGGCTTGCCCTTCATAAGTCGGAACTCCTGAAGCTGCCCGGCTGCCGCAATTGACAAGAATCCTGCAGTTAGCATTCTAGGCATAAGCGGTGCTAAGAATGCCACCAAAACAAAAATTGCTATTTCATAAATTAGCGTCAGAGATTGTCGCTTTAATGCTACCTCACTTGGATAATGTTGCTGGATGACTCGGATAATAAATACCCCAATCATGAACATAAATATTGAGAACAATTCAAGGCCAGCCTGGCTAAAGTCACGACTACCGATGTGCATCCCCATTAGGATCAAGTTACCAGTTTGCAAACCTGCAAATACTCCGCCGTCATGTAAATATGAGTATGCATCAAGGGAACCTGCTGCAGTTGCCAACATCATTCCCGTGGATAGCTTTTGGTAAAATTCTTCATCTTTTTCCATCATGTCTCTCACCCCAAAATCCCGTTATTCTGGTGTATATATAACTACACTTTTAAAAAATAAGCAACTAACTCACCCAGAAACATGACAGCAAAAAAGCAGGCTCACAGGCCTGCTTTTTGTGGTTTATAGTGACAATCCACCTGTAAAGTGGTTGGCATTGTTTGTTGTGTAAACTTTGATAGTATAGTTACCCTTCCCGACCAATAGTGAACCAGTTAAGGTTCCGTTGTCCGAACTGATTGTTTTATAAAGGTTACCGTTCTTGTAAATTCGGATTGAGAATGGATTGCCACTGTCAGCACCTCCATCTGTGTATGTTTTGACATTATACTTCAACACATTTAGTAAGTATGGGGCTGAGACACTTGTGGTCTGACCACGATTCTCACTCTTGAATTCTGAGCCCGTTAGGCGAGGAGCTTGAACTTTAGCACTATTTGCTGATTTGGTTTTATCAACGTTTGATCGTTGTTGCTTATTTTGATCAGTTACCCGCTCTTGACGAACTTGATTGTTACCAGGGGCAACGTTCGCACTTGCAGCGACTGATGTTAACGCTACGGGTGAAATCATTGAGACAGCAACCGCTGCCTTTACTAAATTGTTCTTTACATTTTTCATATTCAAATACCTCTTTTATATTCACATATTCCACAGTTGAAGGCGCCTTGCTTAACTGTTGAAGATAGTATATAAA is from Lentilactobacillus curieae and encodes:
- a CDS encoding DNA/RNA non-specific endonuclease, giving the protein MPKRRRYYHKRTTQSTIAALALLLVIWVVNGISKGNLFENNSQNNITNSRTVAKSDELSNLDFKSGESSVVYINNNKATLNPADWKSNHVEYQNLDQYNRTSGANVAYLENHNLASDNSRERQYVRPTAWHQKFVDGEPIINRGHLIAYSLSGGINSDGRYVGSDVGDQNNPKNLFTQTSFSNQKVQTIYEQKVRQALYDYKKVIFYAKPIFKGSELMARGIHLQAISTDKSLNFNVYLFNVQPGVKFDYQNGRSTIDRNFDVKEP
- a CDS encoding TetR/AcrR family transcriptional regulator, producing the protein MDKRIEKTRQALTSALFGLLEDEPIEEITITKLCAKAHVSRRTFYMHYSNIFEIFEDFRDEMALKVYRALNNEASVSSDIITIFDKILMSNYQGFRQLCLNNRHHALIDDLHKMLFSTFQEVLEISDDDSPKKLALEYISFGIINSYVYWFKHPNFMSYEELNETNRKIIDTNLRLVKK
- a CDS encoding glucose 1-dehydrogenase — encoded protein: MDRLKDKVAIITGGVAGIGLGIAECFVREGAKVVITANHNVDGGKKAVEKFGDDKALFVQQDVADEDSWKNTIDQTIKKFGKLDILVNNAGIGGKNIPIETATLEDWNQIVGINLTGNFLGEKFGILAMKEHNGGKGSIINVSSVAGLVGLPLNPAYSATKGGTRMLTHATALQLAQQKVDIRVNSVHPGWIDTNIVPDAYKDAIVAGIPVGHMGEPKDIGEICVYLGSDESKFANGAEFTVDGGQRA
- the tenA gene encoding thiaminase II translates to MPGITTEMRKVADNLWTKSFNHPFIKKLADGSLPMDTFRYYLKQDNYYLKNFGELHYKIANQVDDEQTKRFLIDGAQGLNEGENEIRREFFSKLEITANEMKDTPIAPNAYSYVSHMYHELNEGTAARACTALLPCYWLYNEIGKQLIANGSPVDLYQQFIETYDSPEFTDSTNKMIEIVDNFGANADVNEQQEMITAFVRSSYYELNFWEMAYSNESWRA
- a CDS encoding OsmC family protein, whose protein sequence is MKDERWNNALYKTEARNDTGLEGYAYVPDGIVVKTSSPLNQHPGSNPEQLLGMSLATCLKSTLEAIEKERGIEHSAQVHVQIAFIGERAKYQFLVNARIRVPKVDLATAEDMVKEAEGRCPVSQLLSGSANYTVETVEEF
- a CDS encoding GNAT family N-acetyltransferase, with product MFTHQVNQSISLKLPAVSDAAALYELVDEDRRDFSQWLPWAEQMMSVQDEASFLDYGIKKMAEGNFWFAIILVDNEVAGMIDIHAIDQEHHRGEIGYWLSERYQGQGAVTASLEAVEDIAFNELAIHRLELFAVTTNTKSRAVAERRFFHQDAVLKDYLMNNGKYEDAVLYSKIADN
- a CDS encoding acetylornithine transaminase, with the translated sequence MTHLFNTYAQFPMEIVDGHDYHLVDSIGTEYLDFTSGIGVCSFGYSNELITKSVTEQIGKVWHTSNLYPSQIQEDVASLLCPVGMVAFFCNSGTEANEAAFKLARKATGKTKVLAFKNGFHGRSYGSMSLTGNPHISEGFAPLVPGVSFATYNDPESVEAVTNDLAAVILEVVQGEGGVVPANADWIKAVELACHQHGVLLIVDEVQTGIGRTGTKFAYEQYGLDPDIITSAKALGNGLPVGAMIGKEKLVGAFGPGTHGTTFGGNKVAMASAKAVLTQLTPEFLKVVQEKAETLWTKLKNEVCSLPAVIEVTGQGLMIGIHLSDEVPVIDVIKELHKVGMLTLSAEHNTLRLLPPLIMPEAKLLAGVDIIKQVIEKTSVGTM
- the argB gene encoding acetylglutamate kinase, whose protein sequence is MKTYVVKIGGQAVEDLNDSFFSQLRLWQTAGIKVIIVHGGGPQIGKISQKLGVLAPKIDGIRVTSEQEIAVVQAVLLGVVQPQLIDKLKQHQIFANSLNLNSNVDLNGTEIDTSQYGLVGKLVSCDLDPVHSELGIGVLAPLVKNQFGQLLNVNADSFAAGLAKQIQADKLLFLTDVPGVLHEHQLIEKLSELKAKELFQDGEITSGMIPKINAAVTALKSGVNSVAITGSLTAPGTEISLANEEVI